One segment of Cellulosilyticum sp. I15G10I2 DNA contains the following:
- a CDS encoding DEAD/DEAH box helicase, whose translation MAITLDDVFEQASSELVFKRGQKYYQNGHVGKSTVTQLKDGTKVTARVEGRYDDYQVNIEVDERGNILFDCECPAYYEYDGACKHSVALMLKYYYEIQSAPKTEIQTHLWGGIEEDRYSKSLLAYYEDQIMREQELEVGAHPTLKIYPKLIEDYQNAFLLGMSVGDKKAYVVKDLYEFTDNMLKGNNVSYGKSLEFIHDISLFEESARALVTFIMDKTVEYIEVLKQVGMYRGFNKNDRKTIPLGAKAFDEFFDLVKGTEVEFVGSSSYKKVQCIEGDPVFTLSLIKEEPYYHLTTSLCAYRPILCSNNKYLLVEDKLYRLSEGFGKDVFPVLVYMHEGGRTKEHKQLYFTDNLIKRFMLTALSKVEKYLPVVIEEHIREEVTPEHASIKIYLDMDGEGSIIGDVKIGYKGFSFNPYKKPTEEERIKISQLVRDVQSEHRFNTVLRNYDFRSFQGKIYLKEEEDIYHFLRKGIGELIEVCEVNVTDKLKNMHVVKPSIGQVGIRIENNMLHVALRDVSMPMDEVEQVLNAYKTKSKYYRLKDGSFIDIEDAGVGEFANIIEGLGITGEDLQKGEALVPKYRALYLDQLLRQNTEIEINRDKYFKQIIRDVKNVEDADYEVPGEIKATLRSYQKRGYRWLKTMAHYGFGGILADDMGLGKTLQVITLIASELEDKLLKPSLVVCPTSLTLNWENEIQRFAPHLKALVVAGNIESRKALFDEIEGYHIVITSYELLKRDIEYYKEIAFRYCIADEAQYIKNANTLNAKALKLIQSEISFALTGTPIENSLAELWSLFDFSMPGYLFNYNQFKGKYEMPIVKNQDEIATMRLKKMVSPFILRRLKKDVLKELPDKTETVIYNNMEDAQKKLYLAHLAKAKEELDQEVDQKGMARSHIKILSLLTRLRQLCNHPALYLEDYVGGSGKLEQCMQIVTDSIEAGHRILLFSQFTSMLDILSNELTARNLQHFMLTGKTKVEERMHMVNVFNTTEVPVFLISLKAGGTGLNLTGADVVVHYDPWWNLSSQNQATDRAYRIGQKNNVQVFQLITKKSIEGKIKELQDRKIGLTESVLQEGENLITKMSEEELRGLFEI comes from the coding sequence GTGGCAATTACATTAGACGATGTCTTCGAACAAGCAAGCAGCGAATTAGTTTTTAAAAGGGGCCAGAAGTACTATCAAAACGGGCACGTTGGCAAGAGTACTGTAACCCAGTTAAAAGATGGTACGAAGGTAACTGCAAGGGTAGAGGGAAGATATGATGATTATCAAGTGAATATCGAAGTAGATGAACGCGGCAATATACTCTTTGATTGTGAGTGTCCGGCTTATTATGAATATGATGGTGCTTGTAAGCATTCTGTAGCACTGATGCTTAAGTATTATTATGAGATTCAGTCTGCCCCAAAAACAGAAATACAAACTCATTTATGGGGTGGTATTGAAGAAGACAGATACTCAAAAAGCCTGCTTGCTTACTACGAAGACCAAATTATGCGGGAGCAGGAACTAGAAGTAGGAGCCCATCCAACACTCAAAATTTATCCTAAACTTATCGAAGATTATCAAAATGCTTTTTTATTAGGTATGAGTGTAGGGGATAAAAAAGCTTATGTGGTTAAGGATCTTTATGAATTCACAGATAACATGCTAAAGGGCAATAATGTAAGTTATGGTAAAAGTTTAGAATTCATTCATGATATCAGTTTATTTGAAGAGAGTGCTAGAGCGCTTGTTACATTTATCATGGATAAAACAGTAGAGTATATAGAAGTTTTAAAACAAGTGGGTATGTATAGAGGCTTTAATAAAAATGACCGTAAAACAATTCCTTTAGGAGCCAAGGCCTTTGATGAGTTTTTTGACTTGGTAAAAGGGACAGAAGTTGAGTTTGTTGGCAGCAGCTCTTATAAAAAAGTTCAATGTATTGAAGGTGATCCGGTGTTTACTTTAAGTCTGATTAAAGAAGAGCCTTATTATCACCTTACCACCTCACTTTGTGCATATCGTCCTATTTTATGTTCAAACAATAAATATCTTTTAGTTGAAGATAAACTTTACCGTTTAAGTGAAGGCTTTGGTAAAGATGTTTTTCCGGTACTTGTTTATATGCATGAAGGTGGCAGAACCAAAGAACATAAACAACTTTACTTTACGGATAATTTAATCAAACGATTTATGCTTACAGCCTTATCCAAGGTTGAAAAATATCTGCCTGTTGTGATAGAAGAACATATAAGAGAAGAAGTTACACCGGAGCATGCCAGCATTAAGATTTATTTAGATATGGACGGCGAGGGTAGCATTATTGGAGATGTTAAGATTGGATACAAAGGCTTTAGTTTCAATCCTTATAAAAAGCCGACAGAAGAAGAGCGTATAAAGATCAGCCAGCTCGTAAGAGATGTACAAAGTGAACACCGTTTTAATACAGTGCTTAGAAACTATGATTTTCGTTCATTTCAAGGGAAGATTTATCTAAAAGAAGAAGAGGATATTTATCATTTTCTAAGAAAGGGTATAGGGGAACTTATTGAAGTCTGTGAAGTTAATGTAACAGATAAACTCAAAAATATGCATGTTGTTAAACCTTCCATAGGGCAGGTAGGTATTCGCATTGAAAATAATATGCTCCATGTAGCTTTAAGAGATGTAAGTATGCCTATGGATGAAGTAGAACAGGTACTAAATGCCTATAAGACAAAAAGTAAATATTACCGTTTAAAGGACGGTTCATTTATAGATATAGAAGATGCGGGTGTAGGAGAATTTGCAAATATTATAGAAGGACTTGGCATAACCGGAGAAGACTTGCAAAAGGGTGAGGCGCTCGTACCTAAATATCGCGCACTTTATCTGGATCAGCTGCTTAGGCAGAATACAGAAATAGAGATTAATCGTGATAAGTACTTTAAGCAGATTATCCGGGATGTTAAAAATGTAGAAGATGCCGACTATGAAGTGCCAGGAGAGATAAAAGCTACCCTAAGAAGCTATCAAAAAAGAGGCTATAGATGGCTAAAGACAATGGCACACTATGGTTTTGGTGGGATACTTGCTGATGATATGGGACTTGGAAAAACCCTTCAAGTGATCACCCTCATTGCCTCAGAACTAGAAGATAAGCTGCTGAAGCCTTCTCTTGTAGTGTGTCCTACATCTCTAACCCTCAACTGGGAAAATGAAATTCAGCGTTTTGCGCCACATCTTAAAGCTCTTGTAGTAGCCGGGAATATAGAAAGCAGAAAGGCGCTCTTTGATGAGATTGAAGGATATCATATTGTTATTACTTCTTATGAACTGCTTAAAAGAGATATTGAATATTATAAGGAGATAGCTTTTAGATACTGTATTGCAGATGAAGCACAGTATATTAAAAATGCCAACACCTTAAATGCTAAAGCGCTCAAACTCATACAAAGTGAAATAAGCTTTGCTTTAACGGGAACGCCTATTGAAAATTCACTGGCAGAGCTTTGGAGTTTATTTGATTTTAGTATGCCGGGCTATCTTTTTAATTACAATCAGTTTAAAGGGAAGTACGAAATGCCTATTGTCAAAAATCAAGATGAGATAGCTACCATGCGACTCAAAAAGATGGTTTCGCCATTTATTCTAAGAAGGCTAAAAAAAGATGTACTTAAAGAGCTTCCAGATAAAACAGAAACTGTTATTTATAACAATATGGAAGATGCTCAGAAAAAACTTTACCTGGCTCATCTTGCAAAGGCCAAAGAAGAACTAGATCAAGAAGTAGACCAAAAAGGTATGGCAAGAAGTCATATTAAAATACTCTCCCTGCTTACAAGACTAAGGCAGCTTTGCAATCATCCGGCACTTTATCTGGAAGACTATGTAGGCGGCAGCGGTAAGCTTGAACAATGTATGCAGATTGTAACTGACAGTATAGAAGCAGGTCATAGAATACTGCTCTTTTCTCAGTTTACCTCGATGTTAGATATTCTTTCAAATGAGCTTACGGCGCGCAACCTTCAGCATTTTATGCTGACGGGTAAAACGAAGGTTGAAGAGCGCATGCATATGGTCAATGTTTTTAATACCACAGAGGTACCGGTATTTTTAATCTCCCTTAAAGCCGGTGGTACGGGTCTTAACTTAACAGGGGCAGATGTTGTGGTCCATTATGATCCGTGGTGGAATCTATCCAGCCAAAATCAAGCTACAGACAGAGCCTATCGTATTGGACAAAAAAATAATGTGCAGGTTTTTCAGCTTATTACGAAAAAATCTATAGAGGGAAAAATTAAAGAACTTCAAGATAGGAAAATTGGGCTCACCGAGAGTGTGCTTCAAGAAGGGGAGAATCTCATTACTAAGATGAGTGAAGAAGAGCTTCGCGGGTTGTTTGAAATCTAG
- a CDS encoding AAA family ATPase, with product MRPLRLVIKGFGTYLEEQDLDFTLLKDKNIFVITGDTGAGKTTVFDAINYALYGDASGKEREGISFRSDFATPEEETKVELWFALRDKEYYIKREPSYLEKKLRGEGEKEHKAYAELQLPDGKVITGIKPVTAEIEKILGINKDQFRQIVMIPQGEFKKLLTADSQEREKIFRKIFGTEVFEKIQNRMNTEANELDKEVRLKRNERDAKLRDFDCKESDEELFRILQSSGMNLEEVFKRAEDVIKQDIKLKEQISEEVKEIELAIEKLNKELVQGENINKKFEDRTNCQKALKHLEDDVEGYKAKRSDLDKARKALTVKGFEEKWAVKHAAFKVQDEALKVTTKERIKLKEDYDKAVQQLEIEKAKETEKKQLEKALNEAEKLKGKAQKYDTSKELASNLQKEAERLKTSLTELNTQIDKDEATVKVIDETMQKITEAEKDKLQLEALLKELKVKDEELITLKDLIEGVEKKQEEHAALKVTFNSIDQAFEAAKKQYETVEEIFRRGQAGLLAQSLKENIPCPVCGSREHPRPAVLLDETVDEKAVDTAKLAYEAARTTRDDCLSKLTTLNTNITLALSERINPLIKKLLQLEETASLQVAYTEVKMCISQNKQLIVGQTDRLKTLETQILQKAQLTASKEALNQKLTVSKEELKKQTESFTAKQGDLSAAKEQLKMIEEEFEGKVKTYSEILTEMSKVQTKLEGLSKAYKLAEENYNKLAASLGEAEGKLISIRTNLDAAQKEKEEAAELFKDKTLVLGFADYKAYKASCMSEEEIALLDKDIQQFDARLEAGRKLYEKACEEVKDLSVIDLNLIKENLKLTTAKKVQVVDQQQLLFARVQSNEKVLKDAKVLSDKIKAKEDKYRLVGELAKVMKGDNTYRISFERYVLAAYFDDIVEASNVRFGKMTGGRFELLRKTQKGDARSQQGLDLEIMDNYTGKARSVDTLSGGESFKASLAMALGLADVVQSYAGGIQLDTMFVDEGFGTLDPESLESAINCLVGLQKSGRLVGIISHVPELKERIDARLEVTRIVRGSRAIFKL from the coding sequence ATGAGACCTTTAAGGCTTGTTATAAAAGGCTTTGGGACGTATCTAGAAGAGCAGGATCTAGACTTTACGCTTCTTAAGGATAAAAATATATTTGTTATAACAGGGGACACCGGGGCCGGAAAAACTACTGTCTTCGATGCCATTAATTATGCTTTATACGGAGATGCCAGCGGCAAAGAACGGGAGGGTATCTCGTTTAGAAGTGACTTTGCGACACCAGAAGAAGAGACTAAAGTAGAACTTTGGTTTGCCCTAAGAGATAAAGAATATTATATCAAAAGAGAGCCTTCTTATTTAGAAAAGAAACTAAGAGGTGAAGGCGAAAAAGAGCATAAAGCCTACGCAGAGCTTCAACTTCCAGACGGCAAAGTGATAACAGGTATTAAACCTGTTACAGCAGAAATCGAGAAGATCTTGGGTATTAACAAAGATCAATTTAGGCAGATTGTAATGATTCCTCAAGGAGAGTTTAAAAAACTCCTAACAGCAGATAGCCAGGAGCGAGAAAAGATTTTCAGAAAGATATTTGGTACAGAAGTTTTTGAGAAGATCCAAAACAGAATGAATACCGAGGCTAATGAACTGGATAAAGAAGTAAGGCTTAAAAGAAATGAAAGAGATGCTAAACTAAGAGACTTTGACTGCAAGGAGTCTGATGAAGAACTCTTTAGAATACTTCAGTCTAGTGGTATGAATCTAGAAGAAGTTTTTAAAAGAGCCGAAGACGTTATTAAACAAGATATTAAGCTTAAGGAACAAATAAGTGAAGAAGTTAAAGAGATTGAACTGGCTATAGAAAAGCTTAATAAAGAACTCGTTCAAGGGGAAAACATTAATAAGAAGTTTGAAGACCGCACCAACTGCCAAAAGGCACTTAAGCACCTTGAAGATGACGTTGAGGGATATAAAGCCAAAAGGTCTGATTTAGATAAAGCAAGGAAAGCTTTAACAGTAAAAGGTTTTGAAGAAAAGTGGGCAGTGAAGCATGCTGCTTTTAAAGTACAAGACGAGGCACTAAAGGTTACGACGAAAGAGCGCATCAAGCTAAAAGAAGACTATGATAAAGCTGTGCAGCAACTAGAAATAGAAAAAGCCAAAGAAACTGAGAAGAAGCAGCTTGAAAAAGCGCTTAATGAAGCCGAAAAGCTAAAAGGTAAAGCACAAAAATATGATACCAGTAAAGAGCTTGCATCTAACCTTCAAAAAGAAGCAGAACGTTTAAAAACATCTTTAACTGAGCTAAACACACAGATTGATAAAGACGAGGCAACGGTTAAAGTCATCGATGAAACAATGCAAAAGATAACAGAAGCTGAGAAGGATAAGCTGCAGCTTGAAGCTTTACTTAAAGAGCTTAAAGTAAAAGATGAGGAACTAATAACTTTAAAAGATTTGATAGAAGGCGTAGAAAAGAAGCAAGAAGAACACGCTGCATTAAAAGTAACGTTTAATAGTATTGATCAAGCTTTTGAAGCTGCTAAGAAGCAATACGAGACGGTTGAAGAGATCTTTAGAAGAGGACAAGCAGGGCTTCTTGCACAATCTCTCAAAGAAAATATCCCCTGCCCAGTATGTGGATCCCGGGAACACCCCCGCCCAGCCGTTCTGCTGGATGAGACGGTTGATGAAAAAGCTGTAGACACAGCGAAACTCGCTTATGAAGCAGCCCGTACTACAAGAGATGACTGTCTAAGTAAACTTACAACATTAAACACAAATATTACACTGGCTTTAAGTGAGCGTATTAATCCGCTTATTAAAAAATTGCTTCAGCTAGAAGAAACAGCGTCTCTTCAAGTGGCTTATACGGAAGTAAAGATGTGCATCAGTCAAAATAAGCAGCTTATAGTGGGGCAAACGGATCGTTTAAAAACATTGGAGACACAGATTCTTCAAAAAGCACAACTTACGGCATCCAAAGAAGCGCTAAATCAAAAACTTACAGTGAGTAAAGAAGAATTGAAAAAACAAACAGAAAGCTTTACTGCAAAACAAGGGGACCTAAGTGCAGCTAAAGAACAGCTTAAAATGATAGAGGAAGAGTTTGAGGGGAAAGTTAAAACCTATTCGGAGATTTTAACTGAAATGTCTAAGGTGCAGACCAAACTAGAAGGACTAAGTAAGGCTTACAAGCTAGCAGAAGAAAACTATAACAAACTAGCAGCTTCACTTGGCGAAGCAGAGGGCAAACTTATCAGTATTCGTACTAATCTTGATGCAGCCCAAAAAGAAAAAGAAGAAGCTGCCGAGCTTTTTAAAGATAAAACGCTTGTGCTAGGCTTTGCAGATTATAAAGCATACAAAGCAAGCTGCATGAGTGAAGAAGAGATTGCACTTTTGGATAAAGATATTCAGCAATTTGATGCGAGGCTTGAAGCTGGCAGGAAGCTTTATGAAAAGGCTTGTGAAGAGGTTAAAGATCTAAGTGTGATAGACCTTAATCTTATTAAAGAGAACTTAAAGTTAACTACTGCAAAAAAGGTTCAAGTGGTAGATCAGCAGCAGCTTCTTTTTGCTAGAGTACAAAGCAATGAGAAGGTGTTAAAGGATGCTAAAGTGCTTAGTGATAAGATTAAAGCAAAAGAAGATAAATACAGATTAGTCGGCGAGCTGGCTAAAGTAATGAAAGGGGATAATACTTACAGGATCAGCTTTGAGCGCTATGTACTGGCAGCTTATTTTGATGATATTGTAGAGGCATCTAATGTGAGATTTGGTAAAATGACGGGTGGCAGATTTGAGTTGCTGCGAAAAACTCAAAAAGGCGATGCTAGAAGTCAGCAAGGGCTAGACTTAGAAATAATGGATAACTATACGGGTAAAGCAAGGTCAGTAGACACTCTATCAGGTGGGGAGAGTTTTAAGGCATCACTGGCTATGGCACTTGGGCTTGCAGATGTGGTACAGTCTTATGCGGGAGGGATACAGCTGGATACAATGTTTGTAGATGAAGGTTTTGGGACTTTAGACCCAGAGTCTCTAGAAAGTGCCATAAACTGTCTAGTAGGTCTTCAAAAAAGCGGCAGACTGGTAGGTATTATTTCGCATGTGCCGGAGCTTAAAGAAAGAATAGATGCAAGGCTGGAAGTGACCCGGATTGTAAGAGGTAGCAGGGCCATCTTTAAATTATAA
- a CDS encoding exonuclease SbcCD subunit D, which translates to MKIIHTGDWHIGKQVNGFHMTEDQAFVMEQVFEIIEEEKPEAFVIAGDLYDRSVPPIEAVELLNRALNKIVRDLNTPVIALAGNHDGNERLEFASELLTNSGLHIGGLIKRQCKKVVLQDGHGPVNFYLIPYAPPAVVRELFEDSAIKTHDDAMRKIIESIHEEMDVNERNVAVAHGYITYRSDKAKEECDLEFSDSEIGGIDLINASYFDRFNYTALGHLHGPQKVGSDKIRYSGSLLKYSFSEVNQKKGLTIVEVSEDGSVHVRLKAFKPKRDFRILKGKMDDLLKEEVYTLGNREDYIKVVLTDEGELIDPVAKIKGTYPYFMELQRENKIAREKATNIAADFRDKTRLELFNDFYKDMKGEECSDEARRLMEDIIHEIEREGDGL; encoded by the coding sequence GTGAAAATTATTCATACAGGGGACTGGCATATCGGTAAACAAGTTAACGGCTTTCATATGACAGAAGACCAAGCATTTGTGATGGAGCAAGTGTTTGAGATTATAGAGGAAGAAAAACCAGAAGCATTTGTGATAGCAGGAGACTTATATGACAGATCGGTACCTCCTATAGAAGCTGTAGAGCTTCTTAATAGAGCCTTAAATAAAATTGTGAGAGATTTAAATACACCTGTTATTGCTCTGGCAGGCAATCATGATGGGAATGAAAGACTTGAATTTGCCAGTGAGCTTTTAACAAACAGTGGACTACATATAGGCGGACTTATTAAAAGACAATGTAAAAAGGTTGTATTACAGGACGGACATGGTCCTGTTAATTTTTATCTGATTCCTTATGCACCGCCGGCCGTTGTAAGAGAACTCTTTGAAGATAGTGCCATAAAAACCCATGATGATGCTATGCGCAAGATTATAGAATCAATTCATGAAGAAATGGACGTTAATGAAAGAAATGTAGCAGTAGCGCATGGTTACATTACTTATAGAAGTGATAAAGCCAAAGAAGAATGCGACTTAGAATTTAGTGATTCTGAGATAGGTGGGATAGATCTTATTAATGCATCCTATTTTGACAGATTTAACTATACGGCACTTGGGCATTTGCATGGGCCTCAAAAAGTAGGCAGTGATAAAATCAGATATTCGGGGTCACTTCTCAAATATTCTTTTTCCGAAGTGAATCAAAAAAAGGGTCTAACGATAGTTGAAGTGTCAGAAGATGGCAGTGTTCATGTAAGACTTAAAGCGTTCAAACCCAAAAGAGACTTTAGAATACTTAAGGGTAAAATGGATGATCTACTTAAAGAAGAAGTTTATACACTCGGTAACCGGGAAGATTATATTAAAGTGGTGTTAACAGATGAAGGGGAGCTTATAGATCCGGTAGCTAAAATTAAAGGAACCTATCCTTATTTTATGGAACTCCAAAGAGAGAACAAAATAGCAAGAGAGAAAGCGACCAATATCGCAGCAGATTTTAGGGACAAGACAAGGCTTGAACTTTTTAATGACTTTTATAAGGATATGAAGGGCGAGGAATGTTCGGATGAGGCTAGGCGGCTTATGGAAGACATCATTCATGAGATAGAAAGGGAGGGTGATGGGCTATGA
- a CDS encoding metallophosphoesterase — MQIDIPELSLVTLIGASEGEKSVFFKANFNASEVLTFDYFKDLIEDESEQITQEDILNALYDVAGKRLRDAKLTVIDADNTQEKERKRVVTLAKKHHCFPVAIVFNDLLSIEEKAHKISSLEKEGFRYVYVFTGEEEARQAEVLRTKLYNNKRDIHGPFDIIGDVHGCYDELCELLEKLGYVVDRDKYSAYSPEGRIAAFTGDLVDRGPKSAAVLRLVMSMIKEGTAYCTLGNHDGKLQRKLKGANVKIAHGLEITLEELSHEPEAFVEEVKQFLDKLISHYVFDDGKLVVAHAGLKEKLHGRGSKNIRNLAMFGETTGKVDKLGLPIRLNWAKGYHGKAFVVYGHTPRESVKIMNNTANIDTGCVFGGKLTALRYPEKEIVDVKVKAVYYEPSRPLLK, encoded by the coding sequence ATGCAAATAGATATCCCAGAATTATCACTAGTAACATTAATAGGTGCATCTGAGGGCGAAAAGTCTGTTTTTTTTAAGGCGAATTTTAACGCATCAGAGGTTTTAACCTTTGATTATTTTAAAGACTTGATAGAGGATGAAAGTGAGCAGATAACCCAAGAAGATATATTGAATGCATTATATGATGTAGCGGGCAAGAGGCTGCGTGATGCTAAGCTAACCGTCATAGATGCGGATAATACACAAGAAAAAGAGAGAAAAAGAGTAGTGACACTTGCTAAAAAGCATCATTGTTTTCCAGTAGCCATTGTATTTAATGACCTCCTATCAATAGAGGAAAAAGCACATAAAATCAGCAGTCTAGAAAAAGAAGGGTTTAGGTATGTGTATGTATTTACTGGCGAGGAAGAGGCACGTCAGGCAGAAGTGTTACGTACCAAACTATACAACAATAAAAGAGATATCCACGGGCCCTTTGATATCATTGGAGATGTTCATGGGTGTTATGATGAATTGTGTGAGCTCTTAGAAAAATTAGGTTACGTAGTAGATCGGGATAAATACTCAGCCTATTCTCCAGAAGGAAGAATTGCAGCATTTACAGGAGACCTTGTGGACCGCGGGCCTAAAAGTGCAGCGGTATTAAGGCTTGTTATGTCTATGATAAAAGAAGGGACGGCATACTGTACGTTAGGTAATCATGATGGCAAGCTGCAGCGTAAACTAAAAGGTGCAAATGTTAAAATTGCTCATGGGCTTGAAATCACATTAGAGGAGCTGTCTCATGAGCCGGAAGCATTTGTAGAAGAAGTTAAGCAGTTTCTTGATAAACTTATCAGTCACTATGTTTTTGATGATGGGAAACTGGTAGTTGCCCATGCGGGGCTCAAGGAGAAGCTGCACGGCAGAGGATCAAAGAATATTCGTAACTTAGCTATGTTTGGAGAAACGACAGGCAAAGTAGATAAGCTGGGACTTCCCATAAGGCTTAACTGGGCAAAAGGCTATCATGGCAAAGCATTTGTTGTTTATGGACATACCCCTAGGGAAAGTGTAAAAATCATGAATAACACAGCGAATATTGATACAGGCTGCGTATTTGGAGGGAAGCTGACAGCACTGAGATATCCCGAGAAGGAGATCGTGGATGTCAAGGTTAAGGCTGTTTATTATGAGCCTTCAAGGCCGTTATTAAAGTAG
- a CDS encoding TRAP transporter large permease subunit: MEVLIAFKDAFFGILMPLIILGEIYLGFATPTEAAAVQILTPLFLPIMIDIGINPIHFGVIMIVNLAIGMLTPPFGLNLFVASGISKMSISEVIKGTLPFIAFLLFTLMVITFVPQMSLLLIK; this comes from the coding sequence GTGGAAGTGTTGATTGCTTTTAAGGATGCGTTTTTTGGTATTCTTATGCCACTTATTATCTTAGGGGAAATCTACTTAGGTTTTGCTACACCAACGGAAGCGGCAGCTGTTCAGATTTTAACACCGCTTTTCCTTCCAATCATGATTGATATTGGTATAAATCCTATCCACTTTGGGGTAATTATGATCGTAAACCTTGCTATTGGTATGCTGACTCCACCTTTTGGACTCAATCTCTTTGTAGCATCAGGGATCAGCAAGATGTCTATTTCAGAGGTTATTAAAGGCACGCTGCCGTTTATTGCGTTTCTTTTATTTACCCTGATGGTCATAACTTTTGTGCCCCAGATGTCTCTTCTGTTAATTAAATAG
- a CDS encoding helix-turn-helix transcriptional regulator, which translates to MQSYIDEHFKTEPSLELLALLFFLDKYYLAHLFKDITSFTIKQYILLKKIAFAKNELHFTNKSITEISLDAGFNSQSNFIRIFQKKEGMTPLQYRIYYRKNT; encoded by the coding sequence GTGCAAAGTTATATTGATGAACATTTCAAAACAGAGCCGTCCTTAGAGTTACTTGCTTTGTTATTTTTCCTCGATAAATACTACCTAGCTCATTTATTTAAAGACATTACCAGCTTCACTATCAAGCAGTATATTTTGCTTAAAAAAATTGCCTTTGCAAAAAACGAACTGCACTTTACCAATAAGAGTATCACTGAGATCTCCCTCGATGCCGGTTTTAACAGTCAAAGTAACTTCATCCGGATCTTTCAAAAGAAAGAGGGTATGACCCCTCTTCAGTATCGCATCTACTATCGCAAAAATACGTAA
- the trxA gene encoding thioredoxin produces MSTLKITRENYEKEVMKSDKPVLLDFWAPWCGPCRAVSPVIDQIAQEVQTAKICKINIDEQPELASAYGVMSIPTLKVIKNGQVVNSSVGAKSKADILKMLNI; encoded by the coding sequence ATGTCAACACTTAAAATCACCAGAGAGAATTATGAAAAAGAAGTCATGAAATCTGATAAACCTGTCCTTCTTGATTTCTGGGCACCTTGGTGCGGCCCTTGTCGTGCAGTATCTCCAGTTATAGATCAAATCGCCCAAGAAGTCCAAACAGCAAAAATATGTAAAATTAATATAGATGAACAGCCTGAACTCGCAAGCGCCTATGGCGTTATGAGTATTCCTACACTAAAAGTAATCAAAAACGGCCAGGTTGTCAATTCTTCTGTTGGCGCAAAATCAAAAGCTGATATTTTAAAAATGTTAAATATCTAA
- a CDS encoding YczE/YyaS/YitT family protein, translating to MRQILRLVIYMIGIGILSLGVIINTKTGLGVSALNSVPYVISYATGLSLGNITIVLYIFFIIAQAILMGRDFKVALLLQLPFSILFGRYTDFFNQFVQIEPTNIWSRIWLLAAAITLTALGVVLTVHMKIVPNAPEGLVQMLSEKLQKDFGYVKNWFDGIFVLISTICGFLLEGKIIGIGIGTIMAVLFVGRLVALFNKLYGEKLHVLLVAPQSQETTFTKEIVLTQEIKVSGIESHLN from the coding sequence ATGAGACAGATATTAAGACTAGTCATTTACATGATAGGGATTGGGATTCTTTCGCTGGGCGTTATAATTAATACAAAAACTGGTTTAGGTGTGTCGGCGCTTAATTCAGTACCTTATGTGATCTCTTATGCAACAGGGCTTTCACTAGGTAATATTACAATTGTTTTGTACATCTTTTTTATTATTGCGCAGGCTATTTTAATGGGTAGAGATTTTAAGGTAGCTTTATTATTGCAGCTGCCATTCAGTATTTTATTTGGAAGATATACAGATTTTTTTAATCAATTTGTTCAGATAGAGCCTACAAACATCTGGAGCAGGATTTGGCTTTTGGCAGCAGCTATCACACTAACAGCACTTGGGGTAGTACTTACAGTACATATGAAAATTGTACCCAATGCACCAGAGGGGTTGGTGCAAATGCTTTCTGAGAAACTGCAAAAAGACTTTGGTTATGTAAAAAACTGGTTTGATGGGATATTTGTTCTAATAAGTACTATTTGCGGCTTTCTTTTAGAGGGAAAAATAATCGGTATTGGAATTGGAACTATTATGGCCGTTCTGTTTGTTGGCAGGCTGGTGGCTTTATTTAATAAGTTATATGGAGAAAAACTGCATGTATTACTGGTTGCCCCGCAAAGTCAAGAGACAACTTTTACCAAAGAAATAGTTTTGACGCAAGAAATAAAAGTATCAGGTATAGAGTCTCATTTAAATTAA